Genomic DNA from Acanthopagrus latus isolate v.2019 chromosome 2, fAcaLat1.1, whole genome shotgun sequence:
agcatctgTCAGTTTTAAAAGCTGTTAATTGTACTTTGGCTGATGAAACACTTCTTAAATGTGGCGTCAGTGACGTTCAGGCCACATATtttcagcactgcagcagctgataaCATGCAGAGTTCCAGTGAGTCTCATGtcgtgtttctgtctgacttcaGCTGAACACACGTGTATTGATCGGTGATATAGTGCTGAGTTAGCGAGCTGCGTGCCAGGAAGCTGCCACACCTGTACTGACTTCACTACACTCCACCTTATTACCTGTTTACCTGTTTGTTCTGTTGGAATGAACAGCGAAGGATTTTAAAGGTCTGCTTACTGATTTTTgatgatatttgtgtgtgttttttttttgtgtgtgtgcacgctgactgttttatgtaaaattaCGAGtcatgctgtgaaaaaaaataaaataaagctcAGCTAACCACACACGAGGTTATTAATTAAGCCAATTCTACCAGTAGAGTTTGAAGGTTTTCATtgtataaagtctttttttGCGGTGCATTAACATATCATATTGTGGGATCAGTGGTAGATAGCTttcacattaattaattaaaaaagaaaaaaagaaaaaaggaattatCATCGGAGCCTCAGGCTGCTTTCGGGGTGCAGTGAGTCTGTGGACTCCAGTGGTTAGAGGAGAAAGTGGAAAGTTCTGAGGTTTTAATCTTTCTGAATtaagataaacacattttaatctctCAGATTAAATGTATTAGTGTGAATTAATTATTCAGTCTTGATGGACTTTATAAAGACAGTCATGGGGGAAACTGGTGTGAAGCCAAAGTCGAGTTATCATCCGTTGTCATTTCTGCTGCATTTCCTGGAGGTCCaacctctttttctctcagatgTGCTTCAGGAAATCTAATCTCCACAGGCAGAGATTACAAATCACACTAATCTGCCGCTGTATACATTGTGAACGTATATCCGTAGTGATCAGTCAAAGCCCAGTTTTACACAATGAGATCACCGGCTTCACTTTGGGAATTTGaagctgtgaaataaatgaGTCATTAAATCAACACGGTTCCATTTCCCCTCTCTGTGAAGCTCGTGGAGACTGTTTCCATTCACAGAGCTTCTGATAGTAATCAGCCTCTTTAAGACAATTTGTCCGGTCAACAGGAGCTGGACAGCTGGTTCTGAGGACGAAGGTCAGAGTTGATGATGTTTTCTGGGAGTTGGGGTTTAGCCGTGTAGCTcaggttgtgtgtatgtgtgaggaAAGACTCAGCAACTGGATGCTGTGTGCAGAGAATTAGAGTTGAGCCGTAAAGTCTAAATGTTTCGTGTGACCTTGTCATTCTCTCAACAGACATCCTCGTCTTCATCGGAGGAGCTGCCCAAGTCCTCGTCTGTCCTGACGGCAACCCTCTTAAAGTggacattaaaaataaatgtcctaAAGGAGTCGCTGCCAGGGCCGTAAATCAGCACCGGAGGACTTTGATTTCGTCATTATCACTTCCTGCGGCAAACAACAGAGGAGCAGGCATGTCGTCAGGCCGGCTGACCTGCGGATGTGCAACATAGGATTCTATTTCTGGAGCCTTGTTGCTTTTACAGATTAACTGCCCTCAAATATGGCCCCAATCCGTTCATTGTGCCACTAgtttgactgctgctgctggaggtcgTGCATATTCAAGCTTCAAAACAAACCCACCGTGCATCAGTCCAGTCATCTGAAggcctcttgtttttttttataaaaactgtgggagtgctccttttttttttttcagactcctgcagagaaacaaacatgcagcTGCATCTCATGACAGCTTGAAATCTAGTTTGCTCTTCTCTTTACAATCACTGAAGTCATCACCCATTTCCAAGGGAAAGACTGACGTCCAGTGCCGTCACGCTCAAACTATGACGCTGTGCTTCGATTAAGACTTCTTAGTTTAATGCAAGAGTTCCAGAGGGGAAAATCCCATCGCCCAGTATTTTCATTAGCCTGTCTGGGACTAATCAAGGTCCTCCGTCATCCGAATTGACATTTCCATATTGTATGAGAGAGAAAGTAGTCGCGTTAGCATATTTATGAACACTGACACATCCAATCATGTGAAATGGAAGACATGGGGCAGACCCGGAGCCACCAAGCCCTGAAACAAATAGCTTATGACatgtgaggagaagaagatcTTGAATCCCTCAACGCAACTTCAGCACGTCACACAGCACACGCCGGTGCATCACGGGTAGTTCACTCTGTCCTAAACCTGCCGTGTATTGTTGGGCGCCGGaccaataagaaaaaaaaaaaaaattaaagaatagGATTAAAGATGGATTACCACTGAAACACTAAAACCAGCAAAGCAGCTGCCTTTGCATAAACCCAGCGGACACTCTTCAGGGAGACGATTTGCAGACCGATTTGTAGATTACATTTGGTTGTTGATGCGGTGGCCTCTTGTGCGGTTGGTATTAAAAGAGAGGGGATGGAGAATCTAGATGAGCTGGAGCACCCTCTTCTGGGGGAAAGCGACAATAACAGCCGGGCGTCGGGGCAGGGACTGGGACTGGGACTGGGCCCCGGGACCGGACAGGCCCCTGGTGGGATGTACAAAGGCATCTTGGTGAAGTGTGAGGAGGACAGGGCCTACCCTCCGTTAGCATGGAGGGGCTACTGCGGACATCCTCCTGAGcttcagcaacagcagctactgGACCCTTGCTCCTTACCCCGCACACTGGAGTCGTTTTACCCACCGGCCCCCATCTGGGGCCACGCAGACTCCCTGCTCAGCAAAGACTACTTGGAGACCACCTTTGTGGACATACGACCCGGCTCCACGCtggagaggaagctgctggCCGAGGCACAGGACTTCCACAGTGTGTCGTACAGTATGGATGATGAGGACGACCTGCTCCCTGACTCGGACGtaagacaggttttttttttttatcatatgcTGAGAGCTGAGTTTGAAttccaaactgaaaaaacaagcatttatgtTAAGCTAAATAACAAAGTGTTTGGGGAAAAGCAGTGCAACTCATTCCCTCACCACAGATGATCAAGGAAAGACCACTAACACATAAACAAGGTTGAAACCAACAATTAGTCTCCAGTTAATTGATTAAGTGTTTTATTGCAAAGGGAAAGAAACATAGAAACATAGGAAGGAACATACTGGCCTAACCCCCCTAAtaagtgaacaaaataaactcacaagaTATCGAAGATGAAAGTATTTTTACAAATATTCTCCTTACTgagcagaaaaatacaactaCAAGCTGCCTGACTTCAAGTTGATCTCTTTAACCGATCTAAGACTAGATTACGGCGGACagtctttgttggtttgtctctAGAAACATCATCTCTGGTTTGGTTGAATTAAATCCTAAATTCACagagtaaaatgtgaaaactcaACTCTGTCTTCTGGTGGTCGGGGCATaatcctggtcagagctgcagtaaatcacctccatcCTGTATCCCATGTGTCCCAGTCCGGTGTCACTGGGAGGAAGCTGACCCCAGCTGAGCAAAGCCCAGAGGCCCACGGTGACTCCTCCCCCCGGGATCTGGGGTCGCAGTCTAGGGTCCTAGCTCctcggctaactgagctaattagctaacggcAGCCAGTCGCAATGTTCAGCGAAGATGGGCAAGAGGGCACCTGTaaatgttttgtccaaccaacagtcgaAACCCAAAGAGACTCAGTTTacaatgatataaaacagagaagagcagcaaatcctcacactgGAGAAACCAAACCAGGGAATAATCAGCATTATTGTCTGATGAATAACTCCAACAATGAAACAATCATCAAAATAGCTGCAGAAGAATGTACTAATTACGTCACCTCTACAGATAAATAATCATCTAATTCCTTCCAGATGATCTGTGTTGTTCAGAGAGAGACTCTCATGATCTCAGTACAGTCTCTGGGCACCACGGAGCAACTTAAAAATAGACGTATGAGCAATGCATTTCAGGGTAGGTAGCAATTGAATGCTTACTGTCAAAAAGCCAGATTACATAAAGCTCCTGTCCCGCTGCTGTGCAGGTAATGACACCACGGCTGCGATGGAGGATGCCAGTTCTATTTCATAGATCACTGAGCAAAGTCCACCCTGCAGTGAATGTAAATTAGCTTTAAGACTCTTACAGTGGTCATGTGATGCTTTGGGAGTCAACACGAGAAGCTATATGTTAAATTATTATGAAAAGTCCCTCAGCAAGGTTAATTCAAAAGGTCCAATTACCCACTGTGAACTGAAAGGCTGGAGGCTGTTTAACAACTATTACTTTGATTAAGAACACGAGCGAGTGGACAAACACACTGCGGTCGCACACACGCCATTAAAATTAAGAGCAGTTGGCTGCAGCAGAGTTTAGGTTAAGAGTTTGCAACCACAAGGACAAAAGAGCAGAACAGCACACCgaataactttttctttttttttcctttttttttcacaagctcATTCTGGATGCTGGCAGTCGTGCGGCAATGCAAAGGCTCAGGCAGGCCGGTGGGAATAAAACCTTGCAGTgacctcaaaataaaaaaaaagagcaacacGACATCTCCTTTGTTCCACTTCAGACACTCAGCTAAAGGACTCAAACTGCCCCCCAAAACTCCGTCATCGCTTCATGCTGAATTTTCACTGCATGGCTGATCAGTAAATAtgatgccagagcaggagaggcGACCCTCGGAGTGTCCTGAGTTATCTTTGGTATCTGTTTCCCCGGCGTTTTCGTTATCAACAGAACTTAGCAGGGCAGTACGGCCTTTAGTGTCTCCACAGGTTGGTTGCATCCTTTACATTTAAGTCTTAGCAGCAAGGCATCTCTTAGTCtcactttgctgcagtgtgttgtgtttttcgTCAGGGTCATCATGCTGCTGTCGGTTTGGGACAGCCTCACCTGAGATTCCTCTGAATCTGCACCTGTCAATCAGTGTCAGGGACGTATTTTGACAGACAGACTCGACCTACAATtggggaaaacatttaaaaatagtCCACCACTAACGTTCTGGTCCTGTGTCATCTCTTAAAATGATCTATTTTTAGCTTGAGGAAGGGACGGAAAAAAGGtcactgatgaatatttttctttaacaaaattAGCACAGCGTCAAAACTGCGTCGTGTCATCCAGAATGATCACAGATGATCACAGGCAGGACAAGTCACGCCAGGACAACCCAATCCCAACATCAGAATTCAGATAACCTTGTGAAGTAATCTTTCAAGTACTGTTTGTCATATGTTCTCTGATTTAGCCCCATTTAATCTTCATCAATGTTTAAAATCCCCgcaaaaagaaaagctttttttgaaaaaaaaaaaaaaaagggggggattGCTGGTGCACGAAGCATCAGCTCAAATGTCAAAGGAGCGTGTTTGGAAAAATGCACAATTATTTTCACGCAGAAGATAAAACAAGCAGAGTAACGTGACggaggtcagagagagagagaggaagtcagATTGAATATGCAGCTGTTACAAAAAGATGCGTGAGTCATGAAGCTCCCGGGGTCAGGAGAGCTAGTGCGCATCCACACTAACCCCATTCAGTCACATTATCTCACAGGCACCAgcaaagtttctttttttttttttacagttgttgtGGAGGACGTGAACACAACATAACAGAAAAGGCTACACTGAGTTGTGTACAAGCATATTATCTGTGTATGCACAGGACAGATCTGTGTGTAGAATGAATGTAAAAGCCAGTGCATGCTTTGTCCCTCCTGGGCTACCGTAGAAACACGGCAGACCCTTTAAAAGACGACTCATCCCCCTCTGTAGATATTAAAGGCTCATTTTAAGGTAACAAAAGCACATTCATTCTGAGTTCAGGTGATTTTAGACGTATGGGAACAGGATTACTAATCTCCGAATCGCATTTCTGGCTAAATATCCCTCTAAACactacaaactgcacctttaaagcataTTATCTATGCatgtttcataaaaaaatacCTTCAAAGTGATCTCCTCAATTAATGactaaagggtcagttcactcaaattatatttaaaaaacaatcccTCGCGTATCAGTTTTAAGTGGAACTACTTTGAAAATCGAAGAAATATTCCCTCTGaaaactgttcctctctttctgttgcaTTGGTGTAGAACAGGGGTTCTCAAACTCAAATATCTGCATCTAATTGTTCTTGATTagtgataacaaaaaaaacaaaaaaacatgtatgtatgtacaagatgcacctgaacacaacatgaaGTCTGTGTGTCAAACCAGCAGAGGAGAGACGAGACGCGGAAACCTCAGAGACAAATATCTCAAAAGCTGAGCAATCGAAACTAAAACTATCAGCATGGACGGATGCCGTGAGAAGCTCTCTCAACTTCCAGGCCCTTTAACCTGAACTCAACCTAAAGTGCACTCTGTTTGAATCCCAGGACTCGTCCATTGATGACTTCAGTGATACGGACAGCGAGAGCAACTTCCCTCTGATGATCCCTCAGGACTACCTGGGCCTGGCCTTTTTCTCCATGCTCTGCTGCTTCTGGCCCCTGGGCATCGCTGCCTTCTACCTCTCTCagaaggtaaacacacacacactgctgacaagATACAACCTGGCACTGTAGTTCACAGCCGAGGGTGATTTCGTGTGTGTGGACTACCAACAGGTCCGGTGTCTTAGAGTGTAGACGGGAGGGGATTACACCTAGATTTACAGGATTATACCACGAGAGCTTTGAAACAGCAAAGAGCTCAACGATCTCAATCTAAAGGAAAGATTGTgcattgtagtttttttttttttttatacagtcaTTCAGTCCTCCGTAACAGTCACTTGTGCAGAGTTTACAGTAATTTGATAGCTGAGATGATTCGTCTCCTCCAAGACAAAAAGCAGGTGTGAGTATGGAAGCAGGTCAAAGGGAGAAGGGAACAACACCCCCGCACAAATTATCTCATCAGTCATTATTACAACCGGCAGCGTTGAAAATCCCTCAACACCTCTATCTCCAGTCGCCAGAGGCCCCGAGTTTATGCAGGCATCCTTCCAGCagtgcagggggaaaaaaaaaaaaaatcccattaaCGCTTTTGCAAAGCTAAGTGGCAGCAGGCTGCAAAGGCCTTTTGATCAGATCAATGGCCTTCATTAAGGTTTAATTAGAGTCATAACAAGAAGCCCCAAGGTGATAGATTTCCAATATTGTTGAGTGCTACCTAAAACAGGGGTCAGAGTCAAAGACAAGGgctggaggggagggagggaggagaaagtgaTGAATGAGGCACAAACGGCGGCTGTGATTCAGAGATGGAACATACTATTGGCTCAGCTTGTGATTCGAATGAGTGGAAGAGGAAAGTGGAGGCCGAGGAGGACATTGACAAATGATGACGAatgccttctctctctctttttttttttaaaaatccttatctcgctctcctctctcctccagaccAACAAGGCGTCGGCTCAGGGGGATTTTCAGGGGGCGAACGCAGCGTCTCGCCAGGCTCTGTGGCTCTCGGTGCTCTCCATTGTGTTTGGGATCATCACGTACATCTGTGCCATCGCCGCGTTGATCTCCTACCTGTCTGGAAAACCACCATAAAAGCACGGattctctgtcacacacacacacacacacacacacacacacacacacacagatctctcACACATTTCATGTCAACATATCacctgtaaatgtaaaataatcacAGTCTTTGTCCTGTCTGCACTCACGTCTTATCTTCTACACTGAGATACTGGAACAGTAGAGAATGGACAATGCTGCTGTGTAGATCGTTATCACGTCTAATTGGATTTGGACATAATTCTGCTCAGAGGACATTCGGCGCACGtgaaaaagaactgaaaaagaaatcatacGTCATACAGAAGATCAAGTTACCTGTCATCCATTACGTCTGTGCTGTGGCCGTCATCACATGTTAATCGTTACTGTAGTAAGAGAAAAACTGTGACAACGAATGCAGATGTTATCACAGCACCGTAGATATCACTGTCACGATAACAGTGGACGAATaatgagaagcagagagacaagagaggggGGCAGCGCACAGCGATGGATTCTACAGATTTATGAGAAGGTCACGGCAAGGACGAAGCATCATCAGCAGCGGCGGTGAAATCCTGATGGAGCTTGCTGTGGGAGGGCCTGAGCGAGCGCTGTCGCCGGTGGGGTGAAGGCTGGTTATCGTTTCAGAGCCCcagaactttatttatttatttatttatttttaaaaacatacacGAGGGGCCAGGGAAACACTACACATGTACATCGATCAACCTGTCCTGACTTCACGTTCAGCATCACTCATTGTTTACCTGCAGAGAAGACAGATTCTGCTGTGTTTATGCCAAGTATCTTTATgtagaaatacacaaaaaagaaaactaaatgaaaactaCAGTAGTGCCATTATATAAGAAAATATAAACGATGAGTTCATGAGTTCTTAAGGAGATGCAGGGTCGTGATGTGAGGAATAAAGGAGCTGCTGCTATTCAGCGCTACGAAATGACGACGGAGACAAAGGCGTGCAGACCTGCAAGGAAAAGTGccaaaaatatagaaaaaaggttttatttataTCCTTTTATTAGCTATTCCATTAATAGAAGCAACCTAGACTGCTACTCCACCCTCCCCAAATATAGATTCTGCtattttctcctctgagaaGAGGAACGAAACCCTTCAGGAACTCGCTTCTTATTGCTGTATGACAAACTTTTGATGTTGTCTACTTAAACTTATATAAACTAATACTTTGTTCAGACGAGcaaatgggtaaaaaaaaaaaaaaaatgctgcaaaaaataGCCTGACCAGACATCTAACGTTCAGCCATGTGACGCATGACTCAGTAAAAATCTCCATTTGGGTCAGAAGAGAAACCTGCATGGCGAGCTGCTCCAAGCTTCAATCACTTCCTTCATTTGGTCCTCAATTACtgcaaaaaacagctttgataCAAGAAGAACCACTCCGGCCATATTGGTTTGAGCTTAAATGTGccattaaagggacagtccaccccaaaatcaaaaatgcatgtTTCCTCATACCTGTAGTGCAATTCGTCTAACTAGATAGTTTGTGTGTGGTTTGATATCGTCTGTAGAGACGTCTGCTTTCTTCAGTATAATGGAACCAGATGACACTCAGCGTGTTGTCTTgagaaatcatgacccagtcACTCAAGATAATCAACAGACCCTGCTGTGAGTAGTGTGTCactgtgcaggtggaggtgtgcTTCTACTCACTGACGTGGCCGCAGTAACTATCCTACataagctagctaacgttacagctcagctgaggaggCAGCCATTACTTGACTCTTGACACACTGTGCCATCGAGAGCCAAGACTCGTCGATGAGTAAATACATGTTTCCTCCCGCATGGTGATATGGAAAGAAACTAGTAGAAAATATCAGGGGTCAATAAAAAATCTAATATCACACGTGGAGGGGGTCAAATGATTTCTTGAAGACACTGCTGAAGAGttcttcaaacacattttccagctcGAATCTAGATGGAGAAACATCCACATACAGGAGgaattatgtatttttgatttggagGTGAACAGTCCActtaaaaaaactgtgaataaGGGAACTCcaagtaaatattttaaaaaatgacttaaggtataaaaaaaagtgaacattttctATTTAGATGTATAGTTTTTATAGAATCCACAGCTGAACTACAAATAACTCaaatacttttgttttctgcaaacCCAGTGTTGTATCAAGCTGATAATAGATTAAGGTCACTGTACGTGGTATTTGTAGACACACCTGTGATATGTCAGTGTCTGACCCCCGTCAGCTCTCACTGACACACCGTGTTGTACAGTTCTGACAATCCTGAACCATCCCGTCTCCACCGGACACTTCTGTCAGTGAGCCTTTGTTGTTACAGCTGAGTTACCACCAGTATTATATGGAAGCATTTACTGTGGATTACCTGGACTGATGATGCTGTCATGATTTGTCTCACTTGTTATAGATAACAACTGGGCACAGCGAAGAGAGTGAGTCAACTAAAAGTCAAATGTTGTGGGAAATGAGATTTATTAGTACAAGAGATATTATTTCCCAGTTGACACCCTTGtattacatgtaaatattaaactgaAAGAGGAATCAATGAATCCCAAATAAATGCACTTGTTTGATTCAtttcccctgttttttttgcatttagtTTAATTGCAAATGTTCTGCCAAAATCATTCACTTCAAACACAGCTAACTCCAACTGAACTGAAGCAAAGGCAGCCCAGAGTAGTCTCTGAATATTTTATCACAACATCAGTACATTTatacattgtttaaaaaaaaacaggctagAAAAGAGCTAATTCTTCATCAGAGGGTTTTGGAGTATCGCCGCTTGACGGAGTCTCTGTAGAACTGGAAGATCTTCTCTGATGCTTTCTGACTGACAGCTatacactgctgcagctgtagaAGAAGAACAATGAGCGTCTGTAATAATCGCTTCACACAGAGCCCgaaaaatcatcatcagaccAGAAGCAGATCACTAACAGAAGGCACAATAATGACAGAAGCTATCAAGAACAATGCAATACAATGAACAATGCTGCAGCATTTCTTAATAAGCTTACTGACCTCATGAACTGAAAATGATCCTTtggttgatgacatcatcaccctGCATTCTTTACTGTCAATAGCAAATGTCATCAAAGCTCGACTTTCCTAGTGAGAGCGGAACCAGACGAGAACAAATTTAGTGAACGCAGCAAGAGTTATGACAGCGCTGACTGTTCTGGAAGCACAATGAAATATTCTTGGGCAAACACAagagacattttgaaaaagtcaTGCAAAGAAATCACTGATAAAAATAACCTGTCACAATGCATTAAAAGGAGTCTTTGCCTGCAAATGATGGTGAAATTTGGTGTCCCCATTTTCCCTGAATCTGCCTggttttactctttttttttttacacatttcccaGTGTGTCTTGACAACTACAAAGAAAACAGGCCTGACCCATTATGAGTTGAGTTATACAAGGTTCTGATGAAGTGAACTTCATagtgtcacaaaacacacaattacCTTAAGTAAAATTACTTAGTGCATTTATGAGACTGGCTCCTCTAAGCTGATTGactaaaatattaaatgtgtgatttattttgtcccttGAGAGCAACCACCACAAAGAGCTTTGGGCTTTTGTTTAACTCAACACATGATTTACCTTCTCCTGAGCTGCAGTGGGGTCTGTGATGATCTGACCGTTTGCGTCGATGGCGCAGGTCACTCCACAGAACAGGCAGCACATGGGCAGGCCTGCGTCCATCAGAGCCATACAGGCAGCATTCAAAAAGCAGGATAAGAGCTGAGGAGCAGGTAAGGAAGAACACCCACCAACCTAAGGCAACATCTCAGTGTCCTACAAGCAGATTTTAAATCAACTtaagagcagcaggaggtttgACTGAAGGATACTGAACCATCATCATGGAGCACCTGAAGAacaagagtgagagaggagcgAGGATGAAGCGTCAAGAGGAGAGATGCCTCACACGTCTCTCGCACACATTGCTCTTGTGATCGTTCCCGCACacctggaaaataaataaaagttggGATAAATACTTGATTCAGACTAGAAACTAACTGCCTCACTTATTCCATCTTGTGGTGTGTTGTGGTGGGACAACTTAGGGCAGCAAGGCTTTAAAATCAACAGTTACATTAAGTAAACTtggagaaacattttatttatgtatcttCGAGAATATTAAAAGGACAAATTATCACCCACACAAGAGAAAGATTTAAACCACCCACACTGAATTATAATAAACTTCAGGAGCTGCATTACACTCCCAGttaacaaaccaaataaaactgCGTGATGAGAAATTAGTTTATTATTTGGATCATCACTTACTGGGCAGTCCAACTTTGGGCTGAATCAGCACCTCCAGTGTTGCTCGGTCATAGATTTCCTTGCTGACTTTGACCTCGGCTGGTCCGTACACTCCAGCCAACACACTCGTGTCTCCTtcagataacaacaacaacagaggaaattATTCAACAGACAAAATATTATTGATCCTTGTGGGGGGGACTTATGA
This window encodes:
- the tmem91 gene encoding synapse differentiation-inducing gene protein 1, producing the protein MENLDELEHPLLGESDNNSRASGQGLGLGLGPGTGQAPGGMYKGILVKCEEDRAYPPLAWRGYCGHPPELQQQQLLDPCSLPRTLESFYPPAPIWGHADSLLSKDYLETTFVDIRPGSTLERKLLAEAQDFHSVSYSMDDEDDLLPDSDDSSIDDFSDTDSESNFPLMIPQDYLGLAFFSMLCCFWPLGIAAFYLSQKTNKASAQGDFQGANAASRQALWLSVLSIVFGIITYICAIAALISYLSGKPP
- the exosc5 gene encoding exosome complex component RRP46, with product MIPLLYIDTNIDHLNYLKASVRGNSSFTASSFLRHQEGPKLGKHITSLPRDELVFRRDSSMMEACGSSSVSLREFGCEQSLLSRPDGSASFVQGDTSVLAGVYGPAEVKVSKEIYDRATLEVLIQPKVGLPSVRERSQEQCVRETCEASLLLTLHPRSSLTLVLQVLHDDGSLLSCFLNAACMALMDAGLPMCCLFCGVTCAIDANGQIITDPTAAQEKESRALMTFAIDSKECRVMMSSTKGSFSVHELQQCIAVSQKASEKIFQFYRDSVKRRYSKTL